The Vibrio pomeroyi genome window below encodes:
- the yjjX gene encoding inosine/xanthosine triphosphatase — translation MKNVIIASLNPAKINAVKSAFQSAFPGTDFEFTGVSVPSGVADQPMSNDETYQGAVNRVHNATQAQPNADFYVGLEAGIERNVTFAWMVIESNGQRGESRSASLMLPPAVLEKLEHANELGDVMDEVFGTDNIKQKGGAIGLLTHNQLSRSSVYHQALILALIPFVNPEHFPI, via the coding sequence ATGAAGAACGTCATCATTGCTTCGCTAAACCCTGCAAAAATAAACGCTGTTAAAAGCGCGTTTCAGTCAGCTTTTCCAGGTACCGATTTTGAGTTCACTGGCGTCAGTGTGCCAAGTGGCGTAGCAGATCAACCGATGAGCAATGATGAAACCTATCAAGGTGCAGTGAACCGCGTGCATAACGCTACTCAAGCGCAACCCAATGCTGACTTTTATGTTGGTCTAGAAGCAGGAATCGAAAGAAACGTCACCTTTGCATGGATGGTGATTGAATCTAACGGACAACGAGGCGAGTCGCGTTCAGCAAGCCTGATGCTGCCACCAGCCGTACTTGAAAAGCTAGAGCATGCAAACGAGCTGGGAGATGTAATGGATGAAGTGTTTGGTACTGACAATATCAAACAGAAAGGCGGTGCGATTGGCTTACTGACACATAACCAACTGTCTCGCAGCTCGGTGTATCACCAAGCTTTAATCTTAGCGCTGATCCCATTTGTGAATCCTGAGCACTTTCCTATTTAG
- a CDS encoding YfhL family 4Fe-4S dicluster ferredoxin codes for MALLITDKCINCDMCDPECPNGAITMGDSIFEIDPDLCTECKGHYEKPTCQTVCPITKCIITDPNHIETDDELLEKFVIIQGLT; via the coding sequence ATGGCTCTGTTAATCACTGACAAATGCATAAACTGCGATATGTGTGACCCTGAATGCCCAAACGGCGCAATCACTATGGGTGACAGCATCTTCGAAATCGACCCAGATTTATGTACTGAATGTAAAGGTCACTATGAGAAGCCAACGTGTCAGACTGTATGCCCAATTACCAAGTGCATCATCACTGACCCAAACCATATTGAAACGGATGACGAGTTGCTAGAGAAGTTTGTCATCATTCAAGGCTTGACCTAA
- the trpR gene encoding trp operon repressor, with product MASQPEYDNWQQLMDLVKTAVEKDQHELLLTMMMTPDERDALVARINIFCELMKGEMSQRQVSQMLGVGVATITRGSNELKAKSEQEKAVIADLLLK from the coding sequence ATGGCATCACAACCTGAATATGATAATTGGCAACAACTAATGGATTTGGTAAAGACGGCTGTCGAAAAAGATCAGCACGAACTGTTGTTGACTATGATGATGACACCCGATGAGCGAGATGCTCTGGTTGCTCGAATTAATATCTTTTGTGAGCTGATGAAAGGCGAGATGTCTCAAAGACAGGTAAGCCAAATGCTAGGAGTAGGTGTAGCGACAATTACTCGAGGCTCGAATGAGCTAAAAGCAAAATCGGAACAAGAGAAAGCCGTGATTGCGGATCTGCTGCTCAAATAG
- a CDS encoding lytic transglycosylase F, whose amino-acid sequence MGDLDVLKTKGTVRVLVSADLGFYYIEDGKPKGIVAEMLYHFEKSLRKKHPYLNVQIIPVQRDDLLPSLQSGYGDVAVANLTITDKRLESIDFSDPMIKDGKELIITGKKSAPITEIKQLSGKEVWIRASSSYFESVQRVNKELNELGLPPLHVHFIEESLQDYELIELVNQGYIQGTILDSHKAKLWIDVMENIQVHNDLPLRENGRIAWALRKDSPILKAEINKYVKKARTGTLLGNVIYQKYIDNTRWLGRALNPNKVDRVAKLADVFEKYSSKYEFDPLMMSAQGFQESGLDQSQVSHRGAIGVMQVLPSTARDKNVNIKNIHKVDNNIHAGVKYMRFIKDRYFSDVAISPDNQIYFTLAAYNAGPAKIRKMRQLAKKQGYNPNIWFKNVEIITRKYVSKEPVTYVANINRYFVIYKQLAAINATRENGTARLLQTND is encoded by the coding sequence ATGGGCGACTTAGATGTACTCAAAACCAAAGGAACGGTTAGAGTGCTGGTTTCTGCTGATCTTGGCTTCTACTACATAGAAGATGGAAAACCAAAAGGCATAGTGGCAGAAATGCTCTACCACTTTGAGAAAAGTCTTCGCAAGAAACACCCTTACCTCAACGTTCAAATCATACCAGTGCAGCGAGATGATCTGCTTCCCTCTTTACAGTCTGGTTATGGTGATGTCGCCGTAGCTAACCTGACGATCACCGATAAACGATTAGAAAGCATCGATTTCTCAGATCCTATGATTAAAGATGGTAAAGAACTCATTATCACCGGGAAGAAATCAGCACCTATCACTGAAATCAAGCAATTAAGCGGTAAGGAAGTTTGGATACGCGCGAGCTCTAGCTACTTCGAGAGTGTGCAAAGGGTGAATAAAGAGCTCAACGAATTAGGTTTACCACCGCTTCATGTCCACTTTATCGAAGAATCACTACAAGACTATGAGCTAATAGAGCTGGTTAACCAAGGCTACATACAAGGCACAATTCTCGATAGCCATAAAGCTAAGCTATGGATCGATGTAATGGAAAACATTCAGGTTCATAACGACTTACCCTTGCGTGAGAATGGCCGTATTGCGTGGGCTCTGAGAAAAGATAGCCCAATCCTCAAAGCAGAGATCAATAAATACGTTAAGAAAGCCCGTACTGGTACCTTGTTAGGGAACGTGATTTATCAGAAGTACATCGACAATACCCGCTGGTTAGGGCGAGCCCTTAACCCAAATAAAGTAGACAGAGTCGCTAAATTGGCGGATGTCTTTGAGAAGTACTCCAGCAAATATGAATTTGACCCTTTAATGATGTCGGCGCAGGGCTTTCAAGAGTCAGGGCTTGATCAGAGCCAAGTCTCTCACCGTGGTGCCATTGGTGTAATGCAGGTATTGCCTAGCACAGCTCGAGATAAAAACGTCAACATCAAGAACATCCATAAAGTAGACAACAATATCCACGCGGGCGTGAAATACATGCGCTTTATCAAGGACCGCTATTTTAGTGACGTGGCGATTTCCCCAGACAACCAGATCTACTTCACCTTGGCCGCTTACAATGCAGGTCCAGCCAAAATCAGGAAGATGAGGCAACTGGCCAAAAAACAAGGCTATAACCCCAACATCTGGTTCAAGAATGTCGAAATCATCACTCGTAAATATGTCAGTAAAGAGCCTGTAACCTATGTTGCTAATATCAACCGTTACTTTGTTATCTACAAACAGCTCGCAGCGATTAATGCGACTCGAGAAAACGGAACTGCGAGATTACTGCAAACCAACGATTAA
- the pheA gene encoding prephenate dehydratase → MTDRSISLDDIRLRLNDLDDELLNLLSERRKLSIEVAKSKVETSKPVRDAVREQQLLVKLINNGKDKYELDAQYITKLFHTIIEDSVLLQQSYLQNLANPQSRKPLARVAFLGSKGSYSHLASREYFSRKNMELIELNCNHFKEVASTVESGHADYGVLPIENTSSGSINEVYDLLQHTTLYIVGELSQPIEHCLVAKSDIRLEDIKTLYSHPQPHQQCSEFLSRLKGVTLESCASTADAMKKVKDLDGDDVAAIGNASSGKLYGLQPIQGNIANQTENHTRFIVVARKPVEVSTQIPAKTTLIMSTSQEAGSLVETLLILQRLGINMTKLESRPIMGNPWEEMFYVDLEAHLDSDNMQQAITELTAITRHLKVLGCYPSENIKATQVKLS, encoded by the coding sequence ATGACTGACCGCTCAATTTCACTGGATGATATCCGCCTTCGTCTTAATGACTTAGACGACGAACTACTGAACCTACTTTCAGAGCGTCGCAAGCTAAGTATCGAAGTTGCGAAAAGCAAGGTAGAAACATCAAAGCCAGTTCGTGATGCAGTAAGAGAACAACAACTATTAGTAAAGCTGATCAACAACGGCAAAGATAAATACGAACTTGATGCGCAGTACATTACTAAGCTGTTTCACACCATCATCGAAGATTCTGTTTTACTGCAACAGTCATACTTACAAAACCTAGCGAATCCGCAAAGCCGCAAGCCATTGGCTCGTGTAGCATTCTTAGGTTCTAAGGGATCTTATTCTCACCTTGCGAGTCGTGAATACTTCAGCCGCAAGAATATGGAATTGATTGAGCTAAACTGTAATCACTTCAAGGAAGTAGCCTCGACAGTAGAATCAGGCCATGCCGACTACGGTGTTCTGCCTATTGAGAACACCAGCTCTGGTTCGATTAACGAAGTCTACGACCTACTGCAACACACCACGCTTTACATCGTTGGTGAGCTTTCTCAACCAATCGAACACTGCCTAGTGGCGAAAAGTGATATCCGTTTAGAAGACATCAAAACACTTTACTCGCATCCACAACCACATCAGCAGTGCAGTGAGTTCTTGAGCCGCCTCAAAGGTGTGACTCTTGAATCTTGCGCAAGCACAGCCGACGCAATGAAAAAAGTTAAAGATCTGGACGGTGATGATGTTGCTGCGATTGGTAATGCATCTAGCGGCAAGCTTTACGGACTTCAGCCAATTCAAGGCAACATTGCGAACCAAACAGAAAACCACACACGTTTCATCGTAGTAGCTCGTAAACCTGTTGAAGTGTCGACTCAGATCCCTGCGAAAACGACACTGATCATGTCGACTTCTCAAGAGGCGGGTTCTTTGGTTGAGACACTACTTATTCTGCAACGCTTGGGCATCAATATGACTAAACTAGAGTCTCGCCCTATCATGGGTAACCCTTGGGAAGAGATGTTTTATGTGGATCTAGAAGCTCACCTAGATTCAGATAATATGCAGCAAGCAATCACTGAATTAACAGCGATTACTCGTCACCTGAAGGTTCTGGGCTGCTACCCAAGTGAGAACATCAAAGCCACTCAAGTTAAGTTGTCATAG
- the pgeF gene encoding peptidoglycan editing factor PgeF yields MSMIIPNWNAPKNVKAFASTRFEGFSTGAYQGLNLGTHVGDDASLVEKNRAWLKQQANMPTSPVWLNQTHSTDVVTVLEPTTDILDADGAFTTTTGVVCSAMTADCLPVILTDTKGTQVAAVHAGWRGLASGILENAVAKFSNLDSDNQIMAWLGPAIGKDAFEVGDDVFEAFVNFAPQAQLAFQAKAEPGKWLANMSQLATQRLAKVGVSQVTDSNLCTFADSDAFYSYRRDGITGRQATFIWLE; encoded by the coding sequence ATGTCAATGATCATCCCTAACTGGAATGCGCCTAAAAACGTGAAGGCATTTGCTTCGACACGTTTCGAGGGCTTTTCAACGGGTGCGTATCAAGGATTAAACCTAGGTACGCATGTTGGGGATGATGCTTCGCTTGTTGAAAAAAACCGAGCATGGCTTAAGCAACAAGCGAACATGCCCACTTCACCAGTCTGGTTAAACCAAACTCACTCAACGGATGTTGTTACGGTTTTAGAACCAACGACGGATATTCTCGATGCTGATGGTGCATTTACCACGACCACGGGTGTTGTCTGTTCTGCAATGACAGCTGATTGTTTGCCAGTCATTCTTACTGATACCAAAGGTACTCAAGTCGCAGCTGTTCATGCAGGTTGGCGTGGTCTTGCTAGTGGTATTCTTGAGAATGCAGTAGCAAAATTTTCAAACCTCGATTCAGATAACCAAATTATGGCCTGGCTTGGTCCTGCTATTGGTAAAGATGCGTTTGAGGTTGGTGATGATGTGTTTGAAGCCTTTGTTAATTTTGCCCCTCAAGCTCAATTAGCATTTCAAGCCAAAGCTGAACCAGGAAAATGGCTAGCGAATATGTCTCAACTAGCAACACAAAGACTTGCGAAAGTGGGCGTGTCACAAGTGACTGACTCTAACCTATGTACATTCGCAGATTCAGACGCTTTCTATTCTTATCGTCGTGATGGCATTACAGGGCGTCAGGCTACTTTTATTTGGTTAGAGTAA
- the mepA gene encoding penicillin-insensitive murein endopeptidase, giving the protein MRLFCVLFGAFCSFFVSATTWEKEKTPTVNLTSSIGSYANGCLDGAQALPIDGVGYQIIRPQRGRYYGHTEAIQFIERLGITTSEQLDTNLLVGDISLPRGGRFSSGHSSHQTGLDIDIWLRLTSKRLSVNELAVPKPVSVVDLTNYKLRKSNWTDDHFQVIRYAAKDEKVVRIFVHPVIKQALCDRETPDAGDRAWLGKIRPWWGHHSHFHVRLKCPEGSTNCIAQASPPKGDSCGEELASWAPKTIPVPPPKKVAKSKKKKKVKVMPSQCLALISNK; this is encoded by the coding sequence ATGAGGTTATTTTGTGTATTATTTGGGGCTTTTTGTTCTTTTTTCGTATCGGCAACGACTTGGGAGAAAGAGAAGACCCCCACGGTAAACTTAACCTCATCAATAGGAAGCTATGCCAACGGTTGCCTTGATGGCGCACAGGCCTTGCCAATCGATGGGGTCGGCTATCAGATTATTCGTCCCCAGAGAGGGCGTTATTATGGTCATACAGAGGCCATTCAGTTCATTGAAAGGCTAGGCATAACTACAAGTGAGCAACTCGATACCAACTTACTGGTAGGAGATATTTCTTTGCCCCGTGGTGGGCGCTTTTCGTCTGGTCATTCAAGTCATCAAACAGGGCTAGATATCGATATATGGTTAAGACTGACAAGTAAGAGGCTTTCAGTGAACGAACTTGCCGTCCCTAAGCCTGTTAGTGTCGTTGATCTTACTAATTACAAGCTGCGCAAATCAAATTGGACAGATGATCATTTTCAAGTGATCCGCTATGCCGCGAAAGATGAAAAAGTAGTGCGTATTTTTGTTCATCCCGTGATTAAGCAAGCTCTTTGTGACCGAGAAACCCCTGATGCAGGTGATAGAGCTTGGCTCGGAAAAATCAGACCTTGGTGGGGACATCATTCTCATTTTCATGTTCGCTTGAAGTGCCCTGAAGGGAGTACGAACTGCATTGCTCAAGCTAGCCCTCCAAAAGGTGATAGTTGTGGAGAAGAACTTGCGAGTTGGGCTCCGAAAACCATACCTGTACCTCCTCCTAAAAAAGTCGCAAAAAGTAAGAAAAAGAAGAAAGTTAAAGTGATGCCAAGTCAGTGTTTAGCCTTGATATCCAATAAGTAA
- the clpB gene encoding ATP-dependent chaperone ClpB — MRLDRFTSKFQIAISDAQSLALGRDHQYIEPVHLMVSLLNQDGSAIRPLLTMLNIDVVQLRSKLSEILDRVPKVSGIGGDVQLSNAMGTLFNLCDKVAQKRQDSYISSEVFLLAAIEDKGPLGNLLKELGLTEQKLSQAIEQVRGGQKVDDPNAEDRRQALEKFTIDLTERAEQGKLDPVIGRDDEIRRTIQVLQRRTKNNPVIIGEPGVGKTAIVEGLAQRIINNEVPEGLRGRRVLSLDMGSLVAGAKYRGEFEERLKSVLNELSKEEGNIILFIDEIHTMVGAGKGEGSMDAGNMLKPALARGELHCVGATTLDEYRQYIEKDPALERRFQKVLVDEPTVEDTVAILRGLKERYELHHHVEITDPAIVAAATLSHRYVSDRQLPDKAIDLIDEAASSIRMQIDSKPESLDKLERKIIQLKIEQQALTNENDEASEKRLRTLQAELSDKERDFAELEEVWNAEKAALSGTQHIKSELEQARMDMDFARRAGDLNRMSELQYGRIPELEKQLDLATQAEMQEMTLLRNKVTDAEIADVLSKQTGIPVSKMLEAEKEKLLKMEGVLHKRVIGQAEAVEVVSNAIRRSRAGLSDPNKPIGSFLFLGPTGVGKTELCKTLANFMFDSDDAMVRIDMSEFMEKHSVARLVGAPPGYVGYEEGGYLTEAVRRKPYSVILLDEVEKAHPDVFNILLQVLDDGRLTDGQGRTVDFRNTVVIMTSNLGSSRIQENFNTLDYQGIKNEVMEVVGKHFRPEFLNRVDESVVFHPLGQEHIQSIASIQLEHLKKRMEDNGYELEVSEKALKLISQVGFDPVYGARPLKRAIQQSVENPLAKAILAGKINPEKKVQLLVNNDRIIAHQ; from the coding sequence ATGCGTCTCGATCGATTCACTAGTAAATTCCAAATTGCGATATCTGATGCTCAGTCGCTCGCATTAGGTCGTGATCACCAATATATAGAACCTGTACACCTAATGGTGTCTTTGCTTAATCAAGATGGCAGTGCAATTCGCCCATTGCTGACCATGTTGAATATTGATGTGGTTCAATTGCGTTCAAAGCTAAGCGAAATATTAGATCGTGTACCAAAAGTTAGCGGTATCGGTGGTGATGTTCAGCTATCGAATGCAATGGGCACGTTATTCAACCTATGTGATAAGGTCGCGCAAAAGCGCCAAGACAGTTACATATCTTCAGAAGTTTTCCTACTTGCTGCAATTGAAGACAAAGGTCCTTTAGGTAACTTGCTTAAAGAGCTTGGTCTTACTGAACAGAAATTATCTCAAGCTATTGAGCAAGTTCGCGGTGGTCAGAAGGTCGATGACCCAAATGCCGAAGACAGACGCCAAGCATTAGAGAAGTTCACCATTGATCTGACTGAAAGAGCAGAGCAAGGCAAACTCGATCCTGTGATTGGCCGAGATGATGAGATTCGTCGCACCATCCAAGTACTTCAGCGTCGTACCAAAAACAACCCTGTAATTATTGGCGAACCTGGTGTTGGCAAAACCGCAATTGTTGAAGGTTTGGCTCAACGCATTATCAATAATGAAGTACCAGAAGGTTTAAGAGGCCGACGTGTGCTCTCGTTGGATATGGGCTCTTTAGTTGCGGGCGCTAAATATCGTGGTGAATTTGAAGAACGCTTGAAATCGGTTCTTAATGAATTGTCTAAAGAAGAAGGCAATATCATTCTCTTTATCGATGAAATTCACACCATGGTCGGTGCCGGTAAAGGTGAAGGCTCTATGGATGCAGGTAATATGCTGAAACCAGCATTGGCTCGCGGTGAGTTACACTGTGTAGGCGCTACGACCCTCGATGAGTATCGCCAATATATAGAGAAAGACCCTGCGTTAGAGCGTCGATTCCAGAAAGTACTGGTCGATGAGCCAACGGTTGAAGACACGGTAGCAATCCTTCGTGGCCTGAAAGAGCGCTACGAACTTCACCATCACGTTGAAATTACTGACCCTGCAATTGTGGCAGCGGCAACGTTATCTCATCGATACGTTTCTGATCGTCAATTACCGGATAAGGCGATTGACCTGATTGATGAAGCGGCTTCAAGTATCCGTATGCAGATCGATTCAAAACCGGAATCTCTGGATAAGCTTGAACGCAAGATCATTCAATTGAAGATCGAGCAGCAAGCTCTGACCAACGAAAATGACGAAGCCAGTGAAAAACGTCTTCGTACATTGCAAGCTGAGCTTTCTGATAAAGAAAGAGATTTTGCAGAGCTTGAAGAAGTTTGGAATGCAGAGAAAGCGGCATTGTCTGGCACGCAACATATCAAGTCAGAGTTAGAACAAGCTCGTATGGATATGGATTTTGCAAGACGTGCTGGTGATCTTAATCGAATGTCTGAATTGCAATACGGCCGCATCCCTGAACTAGAGAAGCAGTTAGATCTCGCGACTCAAGCTGAAATGCAAGAAATGACCTTATTACGTAATAAGGTTACCGACGCAGAAATTGCAGATGTCTTGTCAAAGCAAACGGGTATCCCAGTTTCTAAAATGTTAGAAGCGGAGAAAGAGAAGCTTCTTAAAATGGAAGGCGTTCTGCATAAACGTGTCATCGGTCAAGCTGAAGCGGTGGAAGTGGTTTCAAATGCGATTCGTCGTAGCCGTGCAGGTTTGTCTGATCCGAATAAGCCGATTGGCTCCTTCCTATTTCTTGGCCCGACTGGGGTAGGTAAAACCGAACTATGTAAAACACTCGCCAACTTTATGTTTGATAGTGATGATGCGATGGTTCGTATCGACATGTCTGAATTCATGGAGAAGCATTCAGTCGCTCGTTTGGTTGGCGCGCCTCCAGGTTATGTGGGGTATGAAGAAGGTGGTTACTTAACAGAAGCTGTACGTCGCAAGCCTTATTCAGTAATTTTGTTGGATGAAGTAGAGAAAGCGCATCCAGATGTTTTCAATATCTTGTTGCAGGTTCTTGATGACGGTCGCTTAACCGATGGGCAAGGTCGCACGGTCGACTTTAGAAATACGGTAGTTATCATGACATCTAACCTTGGTTCTTCGAGAATCCAAGAGAACTTCAACACACTCGACTATCAAGGGATAAAGAATGAGGTGATGGAAGTCGTTGGTAAGCATTTCCGTCCTGAGTTTTTAAACCGTGTTGATGAAAGTGTTGTGTTCCACCCATTAGGCCAAGAACACATTCAATCTATTGCTTCTATCCAGCTTGAGCATCTTAAAAAGCGTATGGAAGATAATGGTTATGAACTTGAAGTGTCGGAAAAAGCGCTTAAGCTGATTTCTCAAGTTGGCTTCGACCCGGTATATGGTGCACGACCGTTGAAAAGAGCGATTCAACAGAGTGTGGAGAACCCGCTAGCGAAAGCGATACTGGCTGGAAAAATAAACCCAGAGAAAAAAGTACAACTATTAGTAAATAACGACAGAATTATTGCTCACCAATAA
- the raiA gene encoding ribosome-associated translation inhibitor RaiA: MKMNITGKNIDITSAIRDHIESKFKKLDKWQVDIIGCQASFSEEPNKKKKFEAVLTVPKGQLVASSIHDDLYVAINEVEQKLERQLNKLRHKPEARRAEKPEIEELEAEVE, encoded by the coding sequence ATGAAAATGAACATCACTGGTAAAAACATCGACATTACCTCTGCAATCCGTGATCACATAGAAAGCAAATTTAAGAAGCTGGATAAATGGCAAGTAGACATCATTGGCTGCCAAGCGAGCTTTAGTGAAGAACCAAACAAAAAGAAGAAATTTGAAGCGGTACTAACCGTACCAAAAGGCCAACTTGTTGCTTCATCAATCCATGACGACCTCTACGTTGCCATTAACGAAGTAGAACAAAAACTAGAGCGTCAACTCAACAAGCTGCGTCATAAACCAGAAGCGCGCCGCGCTGAAAAGCCTGAAATCGAAGAGCTAGAAGCTGAAGTGGAATAA
- the rluD gene encoding 23S rRNA pseudouridine(1911/1915/1917) synthase RluD, which produces MAQQITLTDTVKSSQLGQRLDQAVAELFTDFSRSRIKEWLLDGKIQVDGEVITKPRVKVMGGEEIILQAELADEERWEAQDIPLDIVYEDDDLLVINKPRDFVVHPGAGTPDGTVLNALLHHYPQIAEVPRAGIVHRLDKDTTGLMVVAKTVPAQTRLVRALAKRRITREYEAIAIGKMTAGGVVEKGISRHATKRTLMAVNEVGKPAVTHYRVAEHFREHTRIRLRLETGRTHQIRVHMSYLQHPLLGDVAYGGRARIPKGASEELTTMIRSFDRQALHAVMLKFVHPITGEEVEFHAPVPNDMVVMAEALRVDARENLEDDI; this is translated from the coding sequence ATGGCTCAGCAGATCACATTAACAGACACAGTAAAAAGCAGCCAGTTAGGTCAACGTTTAGACCAAGCTGTCGCTGAACTATTTACCGATTTTTCTCGCTCTCGTATTAAAGAGTGGCTTCTTGACGGCAAAATCCAAGTGGATGGCGAAGTTATAACTAAGCCGCGCGTTAAGGTTATGGGCGGTGAGGAGATCATCTTGCAAGCTGAACTTGCAGATGAAGAGCGCTGGGAAGCACAAGACATTCCTCTAGACATTGTCTACGAAGATGACGACTTATTGGTTATCAACAAGCCTCGCGACTTTGTTGTTCACCCTGGAGCAGGTACGCCGGATGGAACCGTGCTAAACGCGTTACTGCACCACTACCCACAAATTGCTGAAGTACCTCGTGCAGGTATTGTGCACCGTCTTGATAAAGACACAACTGGTCTTATGGTTGTGGCTAAAACGGTTCCAGCTCAAACTCGTCTTGTACGTGCATTGGCTAAGCGTCGCATTACTCGTGAATACGAAGCGATTGCTATCGGTAAAATGACTGCTGGTGGTGTGGTAGAAAAAGGCATTAGCCGTCACGCAACTAAGCGTACGTTAATGGCGGTAAATGAAGTAGGTAAGCCTGCGGTAACTCATTACCGTGTTGCTGAGCACTTCCGCGAACATACGCGTATTCGTCTGCGTCTAGAAACAGGTCGTACTCACCAAATCCGTGTTCACATGTCATACCTTCAGCACCCGCTGCTAGGTGATGTGGCGTACGGTGGTCGTGCACGCATTCCAAAAGGTGCATCTGAAGAACTAACGACAATGATTCGTTCTTTTGACCGTCAAGCACTACACGCGGTTATGCTTAAATTTGTTCACCCAATTACAGGTGAAGAAGTTGAATTCCACGCACCAGTACCAAATGACATGGTTGTGATGGCTGAAGCGTTACGTGTTGATGCACGCGAAAATCTAGAAGACGACATTTAA
- the bamD gene encoding outer membrane protein assembly factor BamD: MKHLTLSGLLAVSLLVGCSSSEEIVPDVPPSVLYSDAQESLQSGSWLSAIEKLEALDSRYPFGAYSEQVQLDLIYAYYKNDDLALGLATISRFLRLNPTHEKQDWVLYMRGLTHMAQDRNFMHDIFNIDRSDRDPEPVKLAFADFKRLLERFPASPYAEDAQKRMFALKNRLAEYDLATADFYLRREAWIAAVNRTQELQKTYPDTIAARKSLKIQLEAYKQLGLEDAVSRTEKLIELNPLP; encoded by the coding sequence ATGAAACACCTTACTTTATCGGGTCTATTAGCCGTATCACTCTTGGTTGGTTGTTCAAGTAGTGAAGAGATAGTGCCAGATGTACCACCATCGGTTCTCTACTCTGACGCTCAAGAATCACTGCAGAGCGGTAGCTGGCTTTCTGCAATCGAAAAGCTAGAAGCCCTAGACTCTCGTTACCCATTCGGCGCCTATTCTGAGCAAGTACAGCTCGATCTGATTTACGCTTACTACAAAAATGATGACTTGGCACTTGGCCTTGCGACCATTTCACGATTCCTGCGTTTAAACCCAACTCATGAGAAACAAGACTGGGTTCTTTACATGCGCGGCCTGACGCACATGGCACAAGATCGAAACTTCATGCACGATATTTTTAATATCGACCGTAGCGACCGAGATCCTGAGCCTGTTAAACTCGCTTTTGCTGACTTCAAGCGACTACTTGAGCGTTTTCCGGCAAGTCCATACGCGGAAGATGCACAAAAACGCATGTTCGCACTAAAGAACCGCCTAGCGGAATACGACTTAGCAACAGCAGATTTCTACCTACGCCGTGAAGCTTGGATTGCTGCAGTAAACAGAACTCAGGAACTGCAAAAGACTTACCCTGACACAATCGCAGCGCGTAAATCTTTGAAAATACAGCTCGAAGCCTACAAACAACTTGGCCTAGAAGATGCAGTTTCAAGAACAGAAAAGTTGATTGAGTTAAACCCACTCCCTTAA
- the tnpA gene encoding IS200/IS605 family transposase: MGDYRSSSHVYWRCKYHIVWTPKYRYKILKDKVGKELYRSIYILCNMKDCEVLELNVQPDHVHLVVIIPPKLSVSSLLGVLKGRTAIRLFNRFPHIRKKLWGNHFWARGYFVDTVGVNEEVIRRYVRHQDKQDIEYEQQLQLLKN; this comes from the coding sequence ATGGGCGATTACAGAAGTTCATCACATGTCTATTGGCGTTGCAAATACCATATAGTTTGGACTCCAAAGTACAGATATAAGATTTTGAAAGATAAGGTAGGAAAGGAGCTTTATCGTTCAATCTATATTTTGTGCAATATGAAAGACTGCGAAGTTTTAGAATTAAACGTTCAACCAGATCATGTTCATCTTGTTGTCATTATTCCTCCCAAGTTATCAGTATCGAGTTTGTTAGGAGTTTTAAAAGGCCGAACAGCAATTCGACTTTTCAATAGATTCCCACATATACGTAAGAAATTATGGGGAAATCACTTTTGGGCTAGAGGGTATTTTGTAGATACGGTCGGTGTGAATGAAGAAGTCATTCGGCGATATGTACGACACCAAGATAAGCAGGACATAGAGTATGAACAACAATTACAGTTATTGAAGAACTGA